The following proteins are encoded in a genomic region of Triticum dicoccoides isolate Atlit2015 ecotype Zavitan chromosome 1B, WEW_v2.0, whole genome shotgun sequence:
- the LOC119308076 gene encoding uncharacterized protein LOC119308076, producing MARELSKENLELVLMQAMMAAKNVRTQRDRLLELHRRLERHRAAPAPTPADAEARLGQIASDVFKVYYLGLDPGARMLSVCLDTAVKNRAVSAVNIAFALLPDEQLYDALLAQKLPARPTTQPQAIARVESAILAVKMLEEHHLPRCVECLVGGQAPVPGKPRDPVAAATESLAKADLSDDPDATAKTRHVASDGDVDKALDYLCRANRITALAIKHIDLAVAVLSRFLDRKELARLAKLTDRGAYLGVEISQPTTSPDPSTPSTWD from the exons ATGGCGCGAGAGCTGAGCAAGGAGAACCTGGAGTTGGTCCTCATGCAGGCCATGATGGCCGCCAAGAACGTGCGCACGCAACGCGACCGCCTCCTGGAGCTCCACCGCCGCCTGGAGCGCCACCGGGCCGCCCCCGCCCCCACCCCTGCCGACGCCGAGGCCAGGCTCGGGCAGATCGCCTCGGACGTCTTCAAGGTCTACTACCTCGGCCTGGATCCCGGCGCCAGGATGCTCTCAGTCTGCCTCGACACCGCCGTCAAGAACCGCGCCGTCTCCGCCGTCAACATCGCCTTCGCACTCCTGCCCGACGAGCAGCTCTACGACGCGCTGCTCGCGCAGAAGCTCCCGGCCCGCCCCACCACCCAGCCCCAGGCCATCGCCCGCGTCGAGTCCGCCATCTTGGCCGTCAAGATGCTCGAGGAGCACCACCTCCCGCGCTGCGTCGAGTGCCTCGTCGGCGGCCAGGCCCCCGTCCCCGGCAAGCCCCGCGAcccggtcgccgccgccaccgagagCCTCGCCAAGGCCGATCTGTCCGACGACCCGGACGCCACCGCCAAGACCCGTCACGTAGCCAGCGACGGCGACGTGGACAAGGCGCTCGACTACCTGTGCCGCGCAAACCGGATCACGGCCCTCGCCATCAAGCAcatcgacctcgccgtcgccgtcctcTCCCGCTTCCTCGACCGCAAGGAGCTCGCCCGCCTCGCCAAGTTGACAGACCGTGGCGCCTACCTAGGAGTTGAG ATTAGCCAGCCCACTACTTCACCTGATCCATCGACGCCGTCGACATGGGACTGA